In Rathayibacter sp. VKM Ac-2762, one DNA window encodes the following:
- a CDS encoding dienelactone hydrolase family protein — protein MPTSDETWTLAEHDVPVYRSGEGGRALILIHEVWGVDGHIRSVADRYAAEGYSVVAPELLADSGLLEQLDEEQRADYDHPVRRLPRQVELRTFFAPVFTPEHATRTVAILRALVERLLRQEGATSVSVTGFCYGGTFSWALALAEPRLAAAVPFYGHVTASAEELGALQVPVLAFLGDQDAPLVEQVPRLREATEGKDVEVVVYPGAGHAFFNDANEQTYQAEAATDAWPRALAFLGAHAG, from the coding sequence ATGCCCACGAGCGATGAGACCTGGACCCTGGCCGAGCACGACGTACCGGTGTACCGCAGCGGTGAGGGCGGCCGCGCGCTGATCCTGATCCACGAGGTCTGGGGGGTCGACGGGCACATCCGCTCGGTCGCCGACCGATACGCGGCCGAGGGCTACAGCGTCGTCGCCCCCGAGCTCCTGGCCGACAGCGGCCTGCTCGAGCAGCTCGACGAGGAGCAGCGCGCCGACTACGACCACCCGGTGCGGCGCCTGCCGCGCCAGGTCGAGCTGCGCACCTTCTTCGCCCCCGTCTTCACTCCGGAGCACGCGACGCGCACCGTCGCGATCCTCCGCGCCCTCGTCGAGCGGCTCCTGCGCCAGGAGGGCGCGACCAGCGTCTCCGTCACCGGGTTCTGCTACGGCGGCACCTTCTCGTGGGCGCTCGCGCTGGCCGAGCCGCGGCTGGCGGCGGCCGTGCCGTTCTACGGGCACGTCACCGCGTCCGCGGAGGAGCTCGGCGCGCTGCAGGTGCCGGTGCTGGCGTTCCTGGGCGATCAGGACGCTCCTCTCGTCGAGCAGGTGCCGCGCCTCCGCGAGGCGACCGAGGGCAAGGACGTCGAGGTCGTCGTCTACCCGGGAGCGGGCCACGCCTTCTTCAACGACGCGAACGAGCAGACCTACCAGGCCGAGGCGGCGACAGACGCCTGGCCGCGGGCGCTCGCGTTCCTCGGAGCGCACGCGGGCTGA
- a CDS encoding cell wall-binding repeat-containing protein produces the protein MSPLVLRSASSAVLVAALAITSSPLASAASAAAPSAAPVAAFGAASDAPRSIVLPEGQPLWQPSAESPLPAVPDEAPSAARASAAASISGRVVVEEADGSIATTTPRGALLNVEVWSSEAGLLGNHSVAGDLTFSIDGLTAGQTYYLLIKDNADLYADLWSGGSAVARSAEPLQAPAAGVQLRTARLGSLEGRLSGVAGDQRVDIWYRDPGTDGYFRTGELDLITGGDNPYSFQQVVPGDYLVRASSRDGVIDDSYWDHVLRSGDAGDVRVPVGGSAAGIDLSLSSDYQQYTGRLAGSDRYATSVEATGYFSPGIPVLYVASGANWPDALSAGPAAAALGGALLLTDPDRLPRVVSDEIRRLRPERVVVVGSELSVSPGVLSAIRSIVGGTERIGGTDRYDTSRRIVADAFGTGPYSNMFVATGTNFPDALSAAPIAGWRAQPVLLVDGATSGADSATATAVRALAPEHVEFLGGDPSIRDAYVADFARRGLAPSVSRIAGRDRYETSVELNSAYPQSLLQDSVFLAAGSSFADALSGATTAAALGSSVLLTERDCVHDSTLRFLASNSKNYAFLLGGEPTLTEDVANLRNCEYDF, from the coding sequence GTGTCCCCGCTCGTTCTGAGGTCCGCCTCCTCCGCGGTCCTCGTCGCCGCCCTGGCGATCACCTCCAGCCCGCTCGCCTCCGCCGCATCGGCGGCCGCGCCGTCGGCCGCCCCCGTCGCCGCATTCGGCGCCGCCTCCGACGCGCCTCGCTCGATCGTGCTCCCCGAGGGGCAGCCGCTCTGGCAGCCCAGCGCCGAGTCCCCCCTGCCCGCCGTGCCGGACGAGGCGCCGAGCGCCGCCCGTGCGAGCGCTGCGGCGTCGATCAGCGGCCGTGTCGTGGTCGAGGAGGCCGACGGCTCGATCGCGACCACCACTCCCCGCGGCGCCCTCCTGAACGTCGAGGTCTGGTCGAGCGAGGCGGGGCTCCTCGGGAACCACTCCGTCGCCGGCGACCTCACCTTCAGCATCGACGGGCTCACCGCCGGGCAGACCTACTACCTGCTGATCAAGGACAACGCCGACCTGTACGCCGACCTCTGGTCCGGCGGCAGCGCCGTCGCCCGCAGCGCCGAGCCGCTCCAGGCCCCTGCGGCCGGCGTGCAGCTGCGCACCGCACGGCTGGGGTCGCTCGAGGGACGCCTGAGCGGCGTCGCGGGCGACCAGCGCGTCGACATCTGGTACCGCGACCCGGGAACCGACGGCTACTTCCGCACCGGCGAGCTCGACCTGATCACGGGCGGCGACAACCCGTACTCGTTCCAGCAGGTCGTCCCCGGCGACTACCTCGTCCGGGCGTCGAGCCGCGACGGCGTGATCGACGACAGCTACTGGGACCACGTCCTCCGCTCGGGCGACGCGGGCGACGTGCGCGTCCCGGTGGGCGGATCGGCCGCCGGGATCGACCTCTCGCTGAGCAGCGACTACCAGCAGTACACCGGCCGCCTCGCCGGATCGGACCGCTACGCGACCTCGGTGGAGGCGACGGGCTACTTCTCCCCGGGCATCCCGGTGCTCTACGTGGCGAGCGGGGCGAACTGGCCGGACGCGCTGAGCGCGGGCCCGGCCGCCGCCGCACTCGGAGGCGCGCTCCTGCTCACCGATCCCGACCGCCTGCCGCGGGTCGTCTCCGACGAGATCCGCCGCCTCCGCCCGGAGCGGGTCGTGGTCGTCGGCAGCGAGCTGAGCGTGAGCCCCGGGGTCCTGTCCGCGATCCGCTCGATCGTCGGCGGCACCGAGCGCATCGGCGGGACGGACCGCTACGACACCTCCCGCCGGATCGTCGCGGACGCCTTCGGCACCGGCCCCTACTCGAACATGTTCGTCGCGACCGGCACGAACTTCCCTGACGCCCTGTCGGCCGCGCCGATCGCCGGCTGGCGTGCGCAGCCCGTGCTGCTGGTCGACGGTGCGACCTCGGGCGCCGACTCCGCGACCGCGACCGCGGTGCGCGCCCTGGCGCCGGAGCACGTGGAGTTCCTCGGCGGCGACCCCTCGATCCGGGACGCGTACGTGGCGGACTTCGCGCGTCGCGGCCTCGCCCCCTCGGTCTCGAGGATCGCCGGCCGCGACCGCTACGAGACCAGCGTCGAGCTGAACAGCGCCTACCCCCAGTCGCTGCTGCAGGACAGCGTCTTCCTCGCCGCGGGGTCCTCCTTCGCCGACGCCCTCTCGGGAGCGACGACGGCGGCGGCCCTGGGCTCGTCCGTGCTGCTGACCGAGCGCGACTGCGTGCACGACTCGACGCTGCGCTTCCTGGCCTCCAACTCGAAGAACTACGCGTTCCTGCTCGGCGGGGAGCCGACGCTCACCGAGGACGTGGCGAACCTCCGCAACTGCGAGTACGACTTCTGA
- a CDS encoding GNAT family N-acetyltransferase: protein MADDAGWSLRPATSEDAAAIAELRAVVMRPSLETLDRYDEHRVRHRFLDGYRPELTRVIELDGAFAGSIAARVEPDAVWIEHFYLAPHAQGRGVGGAVLRRVMAEEARPGLPFRLDVLKRSDARRLYERHGFRFERALEWDDILVAPPVS, encoded by the coding sequence GTGGCCGACGACGCCGGCTGGTCGCTCCGCCCCGCGACCTCGGAGGACGCCGCGGCGATCGCCGAGCTGCGCGCGGTCGTCATGCGCCCGTCGCTCGAGACGCTCGACCGCTACGACGAGCACCGCGTGCGGCACCGCTTCCTCGACGGCTACCGGCCCGAGCTCACCCGGGTGATCGAGCTCGACGGCGCCTTCGCCGGGAGCATCGCCGCGCGGGTCGAGCCGGACGCGGTCTGGATCGAGCACTTCTACCTGGCGCCGCACGCACAGGGACGCGGAGTCGGCGGCGCCGTCCTGCGCCGGGTGATGGCGGAGGAGGCGCGGCCGGGTCTGCCCTTCCGGCTCGACGTGCTGAAGCGCAGCGACGCCCGCCGCCTCTACGAGCGGCACGGCTTCCGGTTCGAGCGCGCTCTGGAGTGGGACGACATCCTCGTCGCGCCGCCTGTCTCCTGA
- a CDS encoding LysR substrate-binding domain-containing protein, with protein sequence MSEQPETVDPQAAPEAEGRPEGEADAAAVDASAGSGAVGAGAGTESDDTDGASEDGDSDDLDSEDSDAGDSDVDDSDDADSDAADSDAEDAVPAGPVLAVALVPGVTPTKWTRVWGQRRSDLPLRITVVAERDQEQALLDGRAQLSFVRGDVSSSALSSIHLYDEQPVAVVGREHVLAAAEELDVAELAGEHLLQDPEDVPEWAAVAEELADGSRRPLPRMAGLDDAVEQVAAGVGVLIVPQSVARVHSRKDVTAVPVTGVAPSSVRLAWVTDDKGDDVEDFIGVVRGRSANTTRGTAATPKVESRAKAAKAKAREAREKAERAGGGKKKPARAKASAPAVRRTRKPRGR encoded by the coding sequence ATGAGCGAGCAGCCCGAGACCGTCGACCCGCAGGCCGCTCCCGAGGCGGAGGGGCGTCCGGAGGGCGAGGCGGACGCGGCGGCGGTCGACGCGTCGGCCGGATCGGGCGCGGTCGGCGCCGGAGCCGGAACCGAGTCGGACGACACCGACGGCGCCTCCGAGGACGGCGACTCCGACGACCTCGACTCCGAGGACAGCGACGCCGGGGACAGCGATGTCGACGACTCCGACGACGCCGACTCCGACGCCGCCGACTCCGACGCCGAGGACGCCGTCCCCGCCGGCCCCGTGCTCGCCGTCGCCCTCGTGCCCGGCGTCACCCCCACCAAGTGGACCCGCGTCTGGGGCCAGCGCCGCTCCGATCTCCCGTTGCGCATCACCGTCGTCGCCGAGCGCGATCAGGAGCAGGCGCTGCTCGACGGCCGCGCGCAGCTGTCGTTCGTCCGCGGCGACGTCTCCTCCTCCGCCCTCAGCTCCATCCACCTCTACGACGAGCAGCCCGTCGCCGTCGTCGGCCGCGAGCACGTCCTGGCCGCCGCGGAGGAGCTCGACGTCGCCGAGCTGGCCGGCGAGCACCTCCTGCAGGATCCGGAGGACGTGCCGGAGTGGGCCGCGGTCGCCGAGGAGCTCGCGGACGGCTCGCGGCGCCCGCTGCCGCGCATGGCCGGCCTCGACGACGCGGTCGAGCAGGTCGCGGCCGGCGTGGGCGTGCTGATCGTGCCGCAGTCGGTGGCGCGCGTGCACAGCCGCAAGGACGTGACCGCTGTGCCGGTGACCGGCGTCGCTCCCTCCTCCGTCCGCCTCGCCTGGGTGACGGACGACAAGGGCGACGACGTCGAGGACTTCATCGGAGTCGTCCGCGGCCGCAGCGCGAACACCACGCGCGGCACCGCCGCGACGCCGAAGGTCGAGTCGCGGGCGAAGGCCGCCAAGGCGAAGGCGCGGGAGGCGCGCGAGAAGGCGGAGAGGGCCGGCGGCGGCAAGAAGAAGCCGGCCCGCGCCAAGGCGTCCGCGCCGGCGGTGCGGCGCACCCGCAAGCCCCGCGGCCGCTGA
- a CDS encoding DUF5997 family protein yields the protein MAKATQTMKAATAAKKLQVYLPATPEEFQESAITREQYDELAANPPAWLVQLREEGPHPRSVIASRLNVSISGLARGGVTEALTTPEIQALLDEVPEWLRVEQNRYAEVRREQARIKSERAAKAAD from the coding sequence ATGGCCAAGGCGACACAGACGATGAAGGCTGCGACCGCGGCGAAGAAGCTGCAGGTCTACCTGCCCGCGACCCCGGAGGAGTTCCAGGAGTCGGCGATCACGCGCGAGCAGTACGACGAGCTCGCCGCGAACCCGCCCGCCTGGCTCGTGCAGCTGCGCGAGGAGGGGCCGCACCCCCGCTCCGTCATCGCCTCCCGGCTGAACGTCTCCATCTCGGGGCTCGCCCGCGGCGGCGTCACCGAGGCGCTGACCACTCCCGAGATCCAGGCCCTGCTCGACGAGGTCCCCGAGTGGCTGCGCGTCGAGCAGAACCGCTACGCGGAGGTCCGCCGCGAGCAGGCCCGCATCAAGTCCGAGCGCGCCGCCAAGGCCGCCGACTGA
- a CDS encoding sugar phosphate isomerase/epimerase family protein — MSDEKTYPATHPVTLFTGQWADLPFEEVARLAAEWGYDGLEIAASGDHLDLKRADEDDAYAASRLEILDRYGLEVFAISNHLTGQAVCDDPIDFRHKALVRDYTWGDGDAEGVRQRAAEDMKRSARVARKLGVDVVVGFTGSKIWPYVAQFPPVPASVIDEGYEDFATRWNPILDEFDANGVVYAHEVHPSEIAYDYWSSVRTLEAIGHRPAFGFNWDPSHMMWQDIDPVGFIVDFKDRIYHVDCKDTRLRPKNGRAGVLGSHLPWGDPRRGWDFVSTGHGDVPWEDAFRALESIGYSGPISIEWEDAGMDRLHGAKEAVGFIRSLLWRTPTASFDAAFSNQ; from the coding sequence ATGAGCGACGAGAAGACCTACCCCGCCACCCACCCCGTGACGCTGTTCACCGGGCAGTGGGCCGATCTGCCCTTCGAGGAGGTCGCCCGACTCGCCGCCGAGTGGGGCTACGACGGACTCGAGATCGCGGCCTCGGGCGACCACCTCGACCTCAAGCGCGCGGACGAGGACGACGCCTACGCCGCCTCGCGCCTGGAGATCCTCGACCGCTACGGCCTCGAGGTCTTCGCCATCTCGAACCACCTCACCGGCCAGGCCGTCTGCGACGACCCGATCGACTTCCGCCACAAGGCACTCGTGCGCGACTACACCTGGGGCGACGGCGACGCGGAGGGGGTGCGGCAGCGCGCCGCCGAGGACATGAAGCGCTCGGCGCGGGTCGCCCGCAAGCTCGGCGTGGACGTGGTCGTCGGCTTCACCGGCTCGAAGATCTGGCCCTACGTGGCGCAGTTCCCGCCGGTCCCGGCCTCCGTCATCGACGAGGGGTACGAGGACTTCGCGACCCGCTGGAACCCGATCCTCGACGAGTTCGACGCGAACGGCGTGGTCTACGCGCACGAGGTGCACCCGTCCGAGATCGCCTACGACTACTGGTCGAGCGTGCGCACCCTCGAGGCGATCGGGCACCGCCCGGCCTTCGGCTTCAACTGGGACCCGTCGCACATGATGTGGCAGGACATCGACCCGGTCGGCTTCATCGTCGACTTCAAGGACCGGATCTACCACGTCGACTGCAAGGACACCCGCCTGCGCCCGAAGAACGGCCGCGCCGGCGTGCTCGGCTCGCACCTGCCCTGGGGCGACCCGCGCCGCGGCTGGGACTTCGTCTCGACGGGGCACGGCGACGTCCCGTGGGAGGACGCGTTCCGGGCGCTGGAGTCGATCGGCTACTCCGGCCCGATCTCCATCGAGTGGGAGGACGCCGGGATGGACCGCCTCCACGGCGCGAAGGAGGCCGTCGGCTTCATCCGCTCGCTGCTCTGGAGGACCCCGACCGCGTCGTTCGACGCCGCGTTCTCGAACCAGTAG
- a CDS encoding Gfo/Idh/MocA family oxidoreductase, with protein sequence MPAPLRVGVLGGGFMAAVHSRAARSAGAVLAGVASSTPEKGERAAAELGVERAYPDARALIEDESIDLVHVCTPNATHAALALAAIEAGKHVVCEKPLAATLREAESLAAAASSAGVVATVPFAYRFHPMVREARARVASGETGRLVTVRGSYLQDWLLGASDDNWRVDPAAGGRSRAFGDIGSHLVDLLEFVTGDRIDSLAAITSTVHAERGGRPVTTEDVAGLIVRLEGGAVGTLLVSQVTAGHRNELVLEVSGLEESLRFEQELPETLWVGRRDSALLVPRDASILAPDAARLSIVPSGHPMGYQDAFTAFARDTYAAVAGADVEGLPTFADGLRAARITEAVLDAAETGAWVTVPAADDRTEIAA encoded by the coding sequence ATGCCCGCGCCCCTGCGCGTCGGCGTGCTCGGCGGCGGCTTCATGGCGGCCGTGCACAGCCGCGCGGCCCGCAGCGCCGGAGCGGTGCTCGCCGGAGTCGCCTCCTCCACCCCGGAGAAGGGCGAGCGGGCGGCGGCCGAGCTCGGCGTCGAGCGCGCCTACCCGGACGCCCGGGCCCTGATCGAGGACGAGAGCATCGACCTCGTGCACGTCTGCACCCCGAACGCCACGCACGCCGCACTCGCGCTCGCGGCGATCGAGGCGGGCAAGCACGTGGTCTGCGAGAAGCCGCTCGCCGCGACGCTGCGGGAGGCGGAGTCGCTCGCTGCGGCCGCGTCCTCCGCCGGCGTGGTGGCGACCGTCCCGTTCGCCTACCGCTTCCACCCGATGGTGCGCGAGGCCCGTGCCCGCGTCGCCTCCGGCGAGACCGGCCGCCTGGTCACCGTCCGCGGGAGCTACCTCCAGGACTGGCTGCTGGGCGCCTCCGACGACAACTGGCGCGTCGACCCGGCCGCCGGCGGCCGCTCGCGCGCCTTCGGCGACATCGGCTCGCACCTGGTCGATCTGCTGGAGTTCGTCACCGGCGACCGGATCGACTCGCTCGCCGCGATCACGAGCACCGTCCACGCCGAGCGCGGCGGCCGCCCGGTGACCACCGAGGACGTGGCCGGCCTGATCGTCCGGCTCGAGGGCGGCGCCGTCGGCACGCTCCTCGTCTCGCAGGTCACCGCGGGCCACCGCAACGAGCTGGTGCTCGAGGTGTCCGGGCTGGAGGAGTCGCTGCGCTTCGAGCAGGAGCTCCCCGAGACGCTGTGGGTCGGCCGGCGCGACAGCGCCCTGCTGGTGCCGCGCGACGCCTCGATCCTCGCGCCCGATGCGGCCCGGCTCTCGATCGTGCCGAGCGGTCATCCGATGGGCTACCAGGACGCCTTCACGGCGTTCGCCCGCGACACCTACGCCGCCGTGGCGGGCGCCGACGTGGAGGGTCTGCCGACCTTCGCCGACGGCCTCCGCGCGGCGCGCATCACCGAGGCCGTGCTCGACGCGGCCGAGACAGGCGCCTGGGTGACCGTGCCCGCCGCCGACGACCGGACGGAGATCGCCGCATGA
- a CDS encoding Gfo/Idh/MocA family oxidoreductase has translation MSGTGRVGVGVIGAGNISTQYLTNLTVFPDLEVLFVADIDLERARTQAEAFGVPASGTVEELLAHEGIEIVVNLTIPAAHVEVARRAVEAGKHVWTEKPFSLDRDSGIELLALAKEKGLRVATAPDTFLGAGLQTAQRVIESGAIGTPLSALTLFQGPGPESWHPNPEFFFAEGGGPLLDMGPYYITTLVQNLGPVESVTAVSSQARATRVVGSGPKEGTEFPVTIPTHIGGLLRFESGASAQGVWSFESSLPRTGFVEINGSEGTLVLPDPNQHDGEITLHRRGSAEPEVIAATGSTASRGTGVLELARAIRADRPEAASGDLAYHVTDVMLSLLEAAETGEKVLVTSSVTPRPALPESWDPTEATLS, from the coding sequence ATGAGCGGCACCGGCCGCGTGGGCGTCGGCGTCATCGGCGCCGGCAACATCAGCACCCAGTACCTGACCAACCTCACCGTCTTCCCCGACCTCGAGGTGCTCTTCGTCGCCGACATCGACCTCGAGCGGGCGAGGACCCAGGCCGAGGCCTTCGGCGTCCCCGCCTCCGGCACCGTCGAGGAGCTCCTCGCGCACGAGGGCATCGAGATCGTCGTGAACCTCACGATCCCGGCCGCGCACGTCGAGGTCGCGCGCCGCGCGGTCGAGGCGGGCAAGCACGTGTGGACCGAGAAGCCCTTCTCGCTCGACCGCGACAGCGGGATCGAGCTGCTCGCGCTGGCGAAGGAGAAGGGGCTGCGCGTCGCGACCGCTCCCGACACCTTCCTGGGCGCGGGCCTCCAGACGGCGCAGCGCGTGATCGAGAGCGGAGCCATCGGCACGCCGCTCTCGGCCCTCACCCTCTTCCAGGGCCCCGGCCCCGAGTCGTGGCACCCGAACCCGGAGTTCTTCTTCGCCGAGGGCGGCGGACCGCTGCTGGACATGGGCCCGTACTACATCACCACGCTCGTGCAGAACCTCGGCCCCGTCGAGAGCGTCACCGCCGTCTCATCCCAGGCCCGCGCCACCCGCGTGGTGGGCTCCGGCCCGAAGGAGGGCACCGAGTTCCCGGTGACCATCCCGACGCACATCGGCGGGCTGCTCCGCTTCGAGTCCGGGGCCTCGGCCCAGGGCGTGTGGAGCTTCGAGTCGAGCCTGCCGCGCACCGGCTTCGTCGAGATCAACGGCTCCGAGGGCACCCTCGTCCTCCCCGACCCGAACCAGCACGACGGAGAGATCACCCTGCACCGCCGCGGGTCCGCCGAGCCGGAGGTCATCGCGGCGACCGGCTCGACCGCCTCCCGCGGCACCGGCGTGCTCGAGCTCGCCCGCGCGATCCGAGCCGACCGCCCCGAGGCCGCCTCCGGAGACCTCGCGTACCACGTCACCGACGTGATGCTCTCGCTGCTCGAGGCCGCCGAGACCGGCGAGAAGGTCCTCGTCACGAGCTCCGTGACGCCCCGCCCCGCACTGCCCGAGAGCTGGGACCCGACCGAAGCGACCCTCTCCTGA
- a CDS encoding sugar phosphate isomerase/epimerase: MATPPDLSVQLYSVREPLAADLPATLDRLAAIGFTTVELFGFVDLADAYRAALPASGLRAPSAHARLLGPQGDATVDEILDTAASLGVETVIDPFVDPTRWTTADDVARIADELNALVDSAAARGLVLGYHNHAFEFENRVDGRSAFEHLASLLDPRMVLELDTYWAAVGGDDPVEVLGRLGDQVRFLHVKDGPISADTQEQLPAGEGAMDVPAILAAAPQALPVLEFDAYAGDIFEGLESAHRYVSGLGA; the protein is encoded by the coding sequence GTGGCCACACCCCCAGACCTCTCTGTCCAGCTGTACTCGGTGCGCGAGCCGCTCGCGGCCGATCTGCCCGCCACCCTCGACCGCCTCGCGGCGATCGGCTTCACCACGGTCGAGCTCTTCGGGTTCGTCGACCTGGCCGACGCCTACCGCGCGGCGCTCCCGGCCAGCGGACTGCGCGCTCCCAGCGCCCACGCGCGCCTCCTCGGCCCGCAGGGCGACGCCACCGTCGACGAGATCCTCGACACGGCCGCCTCGCTCGGCGTCGAGACCGTGATCGACCCCTTCGTCGACCCGACCCGCTGGACCACCGCGGACGACGTCGCCCGCATCGCCGACGAGCTGAACGCGCTGGTCGACTCCGCCGCCGCCCGCGGCCTGGTGCTCGGCTACCACAACCACGCCTTCGAGTTCGAGAACCGCGTCGACGGCCGCAGCGCCTTCGAGCACCTTGCGAGCCTGCTCGACCCGCGCATGGTCCTCGAGCTCGACACCTACTGGGCGGCCGTCGGCGGCGACGACCCGGTCGAGGTGCTCGGACGCCTCGGCGACCAGGTGCGCTTCCTGCACGTGAAGGACGGCCCGATCTCGGCCGACACCCAGGAGCAGCTGCCCGCGGGCGAGGGCGCGATGGACGTCCCGGCGATCCTCGCCGCCGCTCCGCAGGCCCTGCCCGTGCTGGAGTTCGACGCCTACGCCGGCGACATCTTCGAGGGCCTGGAGTCGGCCCACCGCTACGTCTCGGGGCTCGGCGCATGA
- a CDS encoding ROK family transcriptional regulator — protein sequence MSPRRRITVSAVGELLLLLADGAPRTRADVVAETGLPRAAVSAQLDVLTASGLVARQDDAPSSGGRPAARVAFDPRARSLLAVDLGAAHAVVALTDLDGTVLARRRESIAIADGPLAVLGHALDVAAALLGRTPAAGPLAGVGVGVPGPVEHATGRPVKPPIMPGWDRFDIPEFVGRRLPVPVLVDNDVNLLALGEHADHYADVDDLLYVKVSTGIGAGIVSGGALQRGALGAAGDLGHVQVPGDRGEADLEAIASGSAIARRLTESGIDAASTSDVVTLLTGGDPTTVELTRAAGRDIGEVLATCVNLLNPSVIVVGGSIAQASHEVLAGVREVVYRRSLPLATRALDIVQAAAQGGGVRGAALMVRRHLLSPAHVDAFLDA from the coding sequence ATGTCCCCGCGCCGCCGCATCACCGTCAGCGCGGTCGGCGAGCTGCTGCTCCTGCTGGCCGACGGGGCGCCCCGGACGCGGGCCGACGTGGTCGCCGAGACGGGCCTGCCGCGCGCGGCCGTCTCCGCTCAGCTCGACGTCCTCACCGCCTCCGGCCTGGTCGCCCGGCAGGACGACGCCCCCTCCTCCGGAGGCCGCCCCGCCGCCCGCGTGGCCTTCGACCCCCGGGCGCGCAGCCTCCTCGCCGTCGACCTGGGCGCCGCGCACGCCGTCGTCGCCCTGACCGACCTCGACGGCACGGTCCTCGCCCGCCGCCGCGAGAGCATCGCCATCGCCGACGGCCCCCTCGCCGTCCTCGGCCACGCCCTCGACGTCGCCGCGGCCCTGCTCGGCCGGACTCCGGCGGCCGGCCCGCTCGCGGGAGTCGGCGTCGGCGTCCCCGGACCCGTCGAGCACGCGACGGGCCGCCCGGTTAAGCCGCCGATCATGCCCGGCTGGGACCGCTTCGACATCCCGGAGTTCGTCGGCCGCCGCCTCCCCGTGCCCGTCCTCGTCGACAACGACGTGAACCTGCTGGCGCTCGGCGAGCACGCCGACCACTACGCCGACGTCGACGACCTCCTCTACGTGAAGGTCTCCACCGGCATCGGAGCCGGGATCGTCAGCGGCGGGGCCCTGCAGCGCGGAGCCCTCGGAGCCGCGGGCGACCTGGGCCACGTGCAGGTCCCCGGCGACCGCGGCGAGGCCGACCTCGAGGCGATCGCGAGCGGCTCGGCGATCGCCCGCCGGCTGACCGAGTCCGGGATCGACGCCGCCAGCACCTCCGACGTCGTCACCCTGCTGACCGGCGGGGACCCCACCACCGTCGAGCTCACGCGCGCCGCCGGCCGCGACATCGGCGAGGTGCTCGCCACCTGCGTGAACCTCCTGAATCCGTCCGTCATCGTCGTCGGTGGCAGCATCGCCCAGGCCAGCCACGAGGTCCTCGCCGGGGTCCGCGAGGTCGTCTACCGCCGCTCCCTCCCCCTGGCGACCCGCGCGCTCGACATCGTGCAGGCCGCGGCCCAGGGCGGAGGCGTCCGCGGTGCCGCCCTGATGGTCCGGCGCCACCTCCTCTCCCCCGCGCACGTCGACGCCTTCCTCGACGCCTGA
- a CDS encoding YqaJ viral recombinase family protein encodes MQLSFPWETQPVFTDAEPPHLRRVVADSSDRVAWLRARSRGITATDVARLSSPAAIGRAALDKLYGTGFGGNAFTDHGRAREPEIAAWVRSEHAIEPSSTLFHASQERRHLATPDGIGLREDGRLELCEIKTTTKPWRSIPRHYLRQVFWQQYVLGAERTLVVWEQHRDFVPIEGEPNSRWVDRDEDEIHILVRLAGMLMAELHERTRAR; translated from the coding sequence CTGCAGCTCTCCTTCCCCTGGGAGACGCAGCCCGTCTTCACGGACGCCGAGCCCCCGCACCTCCGGAGGGTCGTCGCCGACTCCTCGGACCGCGTCGCCTGGCTCCGCGCCCGCTCGCGCGGCATCACGGCGACCGACGTCGCCCGCCTCTCCTCCCCCGCCGCGATCGGCAGGGCCGCGCTCGACAAGCTCTACGGCACCGGCTTCGGCGGCAACGCCTTCACCGATCACGGCCGCGCCCGCGAGCCCGAGATCGCCGCCTGGGTGCGGAGCGAGCACGCGATCGAGCCCAGCAGCACCCTCTTCCACGCAAGCCAGGAGCGGCGCCACCTCGCCACGCCCGACGGCATCGGCCTCCGCGAGGACGGCCGGCTCGAGCTCTGCGAGATCAAGACCACGACGAAGCCGTGGCGGAGCATCCCGCGCCACTACCTGCGGCAGGTCTTCTGGCAGCAGTACGTCCTCGGCGCCGAGCGCACGCTCGTCGTCTGGGAGCAGCACCGCGACTTCGTGCCGATCGAGGGCGAGCCGAACTCCCGCTGGGTCGACCGCGACGAGGACGAGATCCACATCCTCGTCCGCCTGGCGGGGATGCTGATGGCCGAGCTGCACGAGCGGACGCGCGCCCGGTGA